From one Amycolatopsis sp. FDAARGOS 1241 genomic stretch:
- a CDS encoding acyl-CoA dehydrogenase family protein: MTATTTNSARGGHVVDHGYELPWAFTPEHLQWRDTVREFTAEVVAPEAGRRSIESRFDADLVRRAGQLGVFGLLVPTEFGGAGADLRTLCLTIEELATVDSSLAVTVHVQAICAALLAHLAADRPELCREILPSAATGETFISIGLTEPSGGSDAGNISTVARQDGDGWLVNGAKQFITNSGTPFSRYVILMAAVGDSERGRPPVSAFLVPLDAPGVTVGKAYPKLGWRSSDTHPLFFDDVRVPADALLSEPGHGYHDALEFLTWARLPIAAMSAGLARGCLADTLRFVSERSSFGRPLGRHQAVAFQTADIAALAATARTLTYDGAWKYDHGLPIREAAATAKLVASEAANKAAYIATQLQGGYGFIEETAATRHHQDARILTIGEGTSEVQRMLIARSLGLAV; encoded by the coding sequence ATGACCGCGACCACCACGAACTCCGCGCGGGGTGGCCACGTCGTGGACCACGGGTACGAACTGCCGTGGGCGTTCACGCCGGAGCATCTGCAGTGGCGTGACACCGTGCGGGAGTTCACGGCCGAGGTGGTCGCTCCGGAGGCGGGCCGGCGCAGCATCGAATCGCGCTTCGACGCGGACCTGGTGCGGCGGGCCGGACAGCTCGGGGTCTTCGGCCTGCTCGTGCCCACCGAGTTCGGCGGCGCCGGTGCGGACCTGCGCACTCTGTGCCTGACGATCGAGGAGCTGGCCACGGTGGACTCTTCGCTCGCGGTGACGGTGCACGTCCAGGCGATCTGCGCGGCACTGCTGGCCCACCTCGCGGCCGACCGGCCCGAGCTGTGCCGCGAGATCCTGCCGTCGGCCGCGACCGGCGAAACGTTCATCTCGATCGGTCTCACCGAGCCCTCGGGCGGGTCCGACGCCGGCAACATCAGCACCGTCGCACGGCAGGACGGTGACGGCTGGCTCGTCAACGGCGCCAAGCAGTTCATCACGAACTCCGGCACCCCGTTCTCGCGGTACGTGATCCTCATGGCCGCGGTGGGGGACAGCGAACGCGGCCGGCCGCCGGTGTCGGCGTTCCTCGTCCCGCTGGACGCGCCGGGCGTCACCGTCGGCAAGGCCTACCCGAAGCTGGGCTGGCGCTCGTCCGACACGCACCCGCTGTTCTTCGACGACGTCCGGGTGCCGGCCGACGCGCTGCTGTCCGAACCGGGACACGGGTACCACGACGCGCTGGAGTTCCTCACCTGGGCGCGGCTGCCCATCGCCGCGATGAGTGCCGGGCTGGCTCGTGGCTGCCTCGCCGACACGCTGCGGTTCGTCTCGGAACGCTCGTCGTTCGGCCGGCCGCTCGGCCGCCACCAGGCGGTCGCGTTCCAGACCGCGGACATCGCCGCGCTCGCCGCCACCGCCCGGACGCTGACCTACGACGGCGCGTGGAAGTACGACCACGGGCTGCCCATCCGCGAAGCCGCCGCGACCGCGAAGCTCGTGGCGTCGGAAGCGGCCAACAAGGCTGCGTACATCGCGACCCAGCTGCAAGGTGGGTACGGCTTCATCGAAGAAACCGCGGCGACACGGCACCACCAGGACGCCCGCATCCTCACCATCGGCGAAGGCACGTCGGAGGTGCAGCGGATGCTCATCGCCCGCTCGCTGGGGCTCGCCGTCTGA
- a CDS encoding TetR/AcrR family transcriptional regulator: MAGRTEDEPVTRAGRKRAERLARLERVAARVFARHGYEGTNLDLIAAELDLRGASLYYYVSSKEELFLRCLRKSAADVSTRLGAIAEAEPDPARRLHLLFREQVLIEVRDYPEYVPLFFKARVSVDRLADAVLTLRREHARLFEETARELARQTGTDRTRTRLCLEIAYGTLAYLPDWYDPEGEVGPGELADDLAGLLVEPFLAKRD, encoded by the coding sequence ATGGCCGGGCGGACCGAAGACGAGCCGGTGACCCGGGCCGGGCGCAAGCGCGCCGAACGCCTGGCGCGCCTCGAACGCGTCGCGGCGCGGGTCTTCGCGCGCCACGGCTACGAAGGTACGAACCTCGACCTCATCGCGGCCGAACTCGACCTGCGGGGCGCCAGCCTCTACTACTACGTCTCCTCCAAGGAGGAGCTGTTCCTGCGCTGCCTGCGCAAGTCCGCAGCGGACGTGTCCACGCGCCTCGGCGCTATCGCCGAAGCCGAGCCCGACCCGGCGCGGCGGCTGCACCTGCTGTTCCGCGAACAGGTGCTGATCGAGGTCCGCGACTACCCCGAGTACGTCCCGCTCTTCTTCAAGGCGCGAGTGAGCGTCGACCGGCTCGCCGACGCGGTGCTGACGTTGCGCCGCGAACACGCTCGGCTGTTCGAGGAGACCGCGCGCGAGCTCGCGCGGCAGACCGGCACCGACCGGACCAGGACCAGGTTGTGCCTGGAGATCGCGTACGGCACCCTGGCCTATCTGCCGGACTGGTACGACCCGGAGGGCGAGGTCGGGCCGGGCGAGCTGGCCGACGACCTCGCCGGGCTGCTCGTCGAGCCGTTCCTGGCGAAGCGGGACTGA
- a CDS encoding LuxR C-terminal-related transcriptional regulator has translation MPGEERRRVAGLLRAVRSLDHVDVAFAASVDGTAGTFVLDRFDGARTDLLRNLVIPIGDGVGGRCIALGRPVFVKDYVAARGITHRFDGAVAGEGLSAMFAVPVTSGGAVRFVVYGAARTPVVFGERLIDRAVDLVKRSAAAPVREDRPKQLTVREVAAELAELAAAVPDPAVGRRLRELGACLSGQPAEEDLPVRLSPRELDVLTAVAMGDGNVEIAGRLGLTVQTVKSYLKSAMAKLDSHTRGEAVYRARRAGLLP, from the coding sequence ATGCCGGGCGAGGAGCGGCGCCGGGTGGCCGGGTTGCTGCGGGCGGTGCGGTCCCTGGACCACGTCGACGTCGCGTTCGCCGCCTCCGTCGACGGCACTGCCGGGACCTTCGTGCTCGACCGGTTCGACGGCGCGCGCACCGACCTGCTGCGGAACCTGGTCATCCCGATCGGCGACGGTGTCGGCGGCCGTTGCATCGCGCTCGGGCGGCCCGTGTTCGTCAAGGACTACGTGGCGGCGCGCGGCATCACGCACCGCTTCGACGGCGCGGTGGCCGGCGAAGGCCTGAGCGCGATGTTCGCCGTGCCCGTCACGAGCGGCGGCGCGGTGCGCTTCGTCGTATACGGCGCCGCGCGCACCCCGGTGGTGTTCGGGGAACGCCTCATCGACCGCGCCGTCGACCTCGTGAAGCGTTCGGCCGCCGCGCCGGTGCGCGAAGACCGGCCGAAGCAGCTGACGGTGCGGGAAGTCGCGGCGGAACTCGCGGAACTCGCCGCGGCGGTGCCGGATCCCGCAGTGGGCCGCCGGCTGCGCGAGCTGGGCGCGTGCCTGTCCGGGCAGCCGGCCGAAGAGGACCTGCCGGTGCGGTTGTCGCCGCGCGAGCTGGACGTGCTCACGGCCGTCGCGATGGGGGACGGCAATGTCGAGATCGCCGGACGGCTCGGGCTGACCGTGCAGACCGTGAAGTCGTACCTCAAGAGCGCGATGGCCAAATTGGACAGTCACACCCGCGGCGAAGCCGTCTACCGCGCCCGGCGAGCCGGCTTGCTACCGTGA